A genome region from Streptomyces sp. S4.7 includes the following:
- a CDS encoding Rv3654c family TadE-like protein, whose amino-acid sequence MSRDRGSATVWAAMATTALIAVFAVVLAMGQAVVARHRAGSAADLAALAAAGHALRGAQAACARAAEVAGAQGAEVVRCAVVGEVADVTARAGFGPYAPMVRSRAGPPDAAPASVSGPTSPAAPATSPVQVPGTPPAAAPSASGPGPPPPDTLSP is encoded by the coding sequence ATGAGCCGGGACCGGGGGTCGGCGACGGTGTGGGCGGCCATGGCGACAACCGCGCTGATCGCCGTCTTCGCGGTGGTCCTCGCCATGGGCCAGGCGGTGGTGGCCAGGCACCGCGCGGGCTCGGCGGCGGATCTGGCGGCGCTGGCGGCGGCCGGTCACGCGCTGCGCGGGGCGCAGGCCGCCTGCGCGCGGGCGGCCGAGGTGGCCGGGGCGCAGGGGGCGGAGGTGGTGCGGTGCGCGGTCGTCGGCGAGGTCGCGGACGTGACCGCGCGGGCCGGCTTCGGCCCGTACGCCCCGATGGTCAGGTCCCGCGCGGGCCCACCGGACGCGGCGCCCGCGTCCGTATCCGGGCCCACGTCCCCGGCCGCGCCCGCCACGTCCCCGGTACAGGTACCGGGGACGCCACCGGCGGCCGCGCCGTCGGCCTCGGGGCCCGGCCCGCCGCCGCCCGACACCCTCAGCCCGTGA
- a CDS encoding DEAD/DEAH box helicase, producing MAFNHLPAAMHDALGPLSATPVTDSVPMATNHGPGRPPESGDSRPSPGTVLDRLTAGAGRAARITHTEHLPPRAGRHAVWPDRIRPEVINAIQLAGVDHPWAHQATAAEHALDGESVVIATGTASGKSLAYLAPVLSTLLEGSEAPNGRGTTALYLSPTKALAADQRRAVKALAAPLGNSVRPAVYDGDTPVEEREWVRQYANYVLTNPDMLHRGILPAHPRWSSFLRSLRYVVIDECHTYRGVFGSHVAQVLRRLRRVCARYGSDPVFLLASATAAEPASAAGRLTGLPVHEVADDASPRGEVVFALWEPPLTELHGEKGAPVRRTATAETADILTDLTLQDVRSVAFVRSRRGAELVSVIAQERLAEVDPSLVGRVAAYRGGYLPEERRALERALHSGELLGLAATTALELGIDVSGLDAVVIAGYPGTRASLWQQAGRAGRAGQGALAILVARDDPLDTFLVHHPEALFQQPVESTVLDPDNPYVLAPHLCAAAAELPLTEADLALFGPAVPELLPQLVTAGLLRRRTTGWYWTRRERAADLADIRGEGGRPVQIVEAGTGRLLGTVDEAASHTAVHDGAVHLHQGRTYLVKRLDLADSVALVEEAAPPYSTTARDTTAISVLETDTEIPWGDGRLCYGSVEVTNQVVSFLRRRLMTGEVLGESKLDLPPRTLRTRAVWWTVTEDQLDAARVNPEQLGGALHAAEHASIGMLPLFATCDRRDIGGVSVPLHPDTLLPTVFVYDGHPGGAGFAERAFHTAREWLTATREAIASCECEAGCPSCIQSPKCGNGNEPLHKRAAVRLLGELLRSAPPPAQTPDLPDLPEPRTAEAAAEAGADVTG from the coding sequence ATGGCATTCAATCACTTACCGGCAGCCATGCACGACGCCTTAGGACCATTGTCCGCCACGCCAGTGACAGACTCGGTGCCGATGGCCACGAATCACGGTCCTGGCAGGCCGCCCGAGAGCGGGGATTCCCGCCCCTCCCCCGGTACGGTCCTGGACCGGCTCACCGCGGGAGCGGGCCGGGCCGCGCGCATCACCCATACGGAGCACTTGCCCCCGCGTGCGGGTCGTCATGCGGTCTGGCCCGATCGCATCCGGCCAGAAGTGATCAACGCCATTCAACTGGCCGGGGTCGACCACCCGTGGGCCCACCAGGCGACCGCCGCCGAGCACGCCCTGGACGGCGAATCCGTCGTGATCGCCACCGGCACCGCGTCCGGCAAGTCCCTGGCCTACCTCGCGCCGGTGCTCAGCACGCTCCTGGAGGGCTCCGAGGCCCCCAACGGTCGCGGCACGACCGCCCTGTACCTCTCCCCGACGAAGGCGCTCGCCGCCGACCAGCGCCGCGCGGTGAAGGCCCTCGCCGCACCGCTCGGCAACAGCGTGCGCCCCGCCGTGTACGACGGCGACACCCCCGTCGAAGAGCGCGAATGGGTACGCCAGTACGCCAACTACGTCCTCACCAACCCCGACATGCTGCACCGCGGGATACTCCCCGCCCACCCCCGCTGGTCCTCCTTCCTGCGCTCCCTGCGCTACGTCGTCATCGACGAGTGCCACACCTATCGCGGTGTCTTCGGCTCCCATGTCGCCCAGGTCCTGCGCCGTCTGCGGCGTGTCTGCGCGCGGTACGGCTCCGATCCCGTCTTCCTCCTCGCCTCGGCCACCGCCGCCGAGCCCGCGTCGGCCGCCGGCCGGCTCACCGGTCTGCCCGTCCACGAGGTCGCCGACGACGCCTCACCCCGCGGCGAGGTCGTCTTCGCCCTCTGGGAGCCCCCTCTCACCGAACTCCACGGCGAGAAGGGCGCGCCCGTCCGACGCACCGCCACGGCGGAGACGGCCGACATCCTCACCGACCTGACCCTCCAGGACGTCCGTTCGGTCGCTTTCGTGCGGTCCCGGCGCGGCGCCGAACTGGTCTCGGTCATCGCCCAGGAACGCCTCGCCGAGGTCGACCCCTCCCTCGTGGGACGCGTCGCCGCCTACCGGGGCGGCTATCTCCCCGAGGAGCGCCGCGCCCTGGAGCGCGCCCTGCACTCCGGCGAACTCCTCGGCCTCGCCGCCACGACCGCCCTGGAACTGGGCATCGACGTCTCCGGCCTCGACGCCGTCGTCATCGCCGGCTATCCGGGCACCCGCGCCTCCCTGTGGCAGCAGGCGGGCCGCGCCGGACGGGCCGGCCAGGGCGCGCTGGCCATCCTGGTCGCCAGGGACGACCCGCTGGACACGTTCCTCGTCCACCACCCCGAGGCGCTGTTCCAGCAGCCCGTCGAATCCACCGTGCTCGACCCTGACAACCCGTACGTCCTCGCCCCCCATCTGTGCGCGGCCGCCGCCGAACTCCCGCTCACCGAGGCCGATCTGGCCCTCTTCGGCCCCGCTGTGCCCGAGCTGCTGCCGCAGCTCGTCACCGCGGGGCTGCTGCGGCGGCGCACCACCGGCTGGTACTGGACCCGCCGTGAGCGGGCCGCCGATCTCGCCGACATCCGGGGCGAGGGCGGCCGGCCCGTCCAGATCGTCGAGGCGGGCACCGGCAGGCTGCTCGGCACCGTCGACGAAGCGGCCTCCCACACCGCCGTGCACGACGGCGCCGTCCATCTGCACCAGGGCCGGACCTATCTCGTGAAGCGGCTGGACCTGGCGGACTCGGTCGCGCTCGTCGAGGAGGCCGCCCCGCCGTACTCCACCACCGCGCGCGACACCACCGCCATCTCCGTCCTCGAAACCGACACGGAGATTCCGTGGGGCGACGGACGCCTCTGTTACGGCTCCGTCGAGGTCACCAACCAGGTCGTCTCCTTCCTCCGCCGCCGGCTCATGACCGGCGAGGTCCTGGGCGAGAGCAAACTCGATCTGCCGCCCCGCACACTGCGCACCCGCGCCGTCTGGTGGACGGTCACCGAGGACCAGCTCGACGCCGCCCGGGTCAATCCCGAGCAGTTGGGCGGCGCCCTGCACGCCGCCGAGCACGCGTCCATCGGGATGCTCCCGCTGTTCGCGACCTGCGACCGCCGGGACATCGGCGGCGTCTCCGTACCGCTCCACCCGGACACCCTGCTGCCGACGGTGTTCGTGTACGACGGCCACCCCGGCGGCGCGGGATTCGCCGAACGCGCCTTCCACACCGCGCGCGAATGGCTCACCGCGACCCGCGAGGCGATCGCCTCGTGCGAGTGCGAGGCGGGCTGCCCGTCGTGCATCCAGTCCCCGAAGTGCGGCAACGGCAACGAGCCCCTGCACAAGCGCGCGGCCGTACGGCTCCTGGGCGAACTCCTGCGGTCGGCGCCACCTCCGGCACAGACACCGGACCTGCCGGACCTGCCCGAGCCACGGACGGCCGAGGCCGCAGCGGAGGCCGGAGCGGACGTCACGGGCTGA
- a CDS encoding STAS domain-containing protein: protein MDLSLSTRNVSGPGGDRTVVEVGGEIDVYTAPKLREQLVELVNDGSYHLVVDMEGVDFLDSTGLGVLVGGLKRVRAHEGSLRLVCNQERILKIFRITGLTKVFPIHTTVDEAVAATD from the coding sequence GTGGACCTGTCCCTGTCGACTCGCAATGTGTCCGGCCCCGGTGGCGACCGTACGGTCGTCGAGGTCGGTGGCGAGATTGATGTGTATACCGCGCCCAAGCTGCGCGAGCAGTTGGTCGAGTTGGTGAACGACGGCAGCTACCACCTGGTCGTCGACATGGAGGGCGTGGACTTCCTGGACTCGACCGGACTGGGCGTGCTCGTGGGTGGACTCAAGCGTGTGCGTGCCCACGAGGGCTCGCTGCGGCTCGTCTGCAACCAGGAGCGCATTCTCAAGATCTTCCGGATCACTGGCCTGACCAAGGTGTTCCCCATTCACACCACGGTCGACGAGGCCGTCGCCGCCACCGACTGA